In Monodelphis domestica isolate mMonDom1 chromosome 1, mMonDom1.pri, whole genome shotgun sequence, the sequence caactggtTTTAGATAACCTCAAGCTGTATGAGTGAAGGGAGTGAGATGGCCAAAAAAGTTAATGCAATCTCAGTTTGCACTGAAAGGCTAGTGTCTAGAGTTGTCCATTAAAATTGGAAAAGATTTCCAATTCAAAGATTATCCAGCCTAACCACAAATTTTATTTATGAGAgacctgagactcagagagaccaaatgactttcccacagtCTCTTAGCTAATAAATAACAAAGATGGGATTAAAACTCatgttttctgactctaaatccagtgctaTATTATCCCACATGGTTAGGCTAGTACTGATCCAGCCAGACCAGATTTGGAGTATTGAGTATTTGGTGTTTAGAACTTGGCACTCCACTTGGGAAAGAACATTTATAAACAGGAGCCCTTCCAAAGAAAAGTGACCAGAAtggtgaaggaaatggagatCATTAAGTACAAGCATTAGCTGATGGAACCAGGGGTGGTtttttttgttggggtttttttgcctAAAGAAGTCTTGTAGAGATTGATAGCCATTCTGAAGTATCTGAATAGCGATCAAGTGCAACATATCATCAGACCATTATCTTAGAAATGTTCATTTGGCAGCTGTTTGAAGGATAGATTGGTGAGAGGAAGAAACTGGATACAGGaaaaccaattaggagactatttCAAATAATCCTGGCAAGGgtaacaaatgggaaatagaggagagacaAATGTGTAAGATGTTGGGGAAATGATGCCAACAAACTGGGAAGAGggtaggaggggaagaaaaagggaagaataaacTCAGATGACTAGAATATGGCATAAATAAGGAATTTTGGAAGAAGAGTGGATTTAGGAGACAATAATGAACTCCATTTCAGACATTTTGAGTTTGAAGTTACTATGAGCTATTCAGTAAAGGAATCCAGTAGGCAGTTGTTGATGCAGGACTATACATAGGAAATAAGGAGTGGCTATATAGATTTGGGGGTAGTCTGTGTGtggagatgatcattgaacccatAAGAGGGTCTCTTTGTGAAGGACTTTGTCATGGGGATTGCTATTCTGGCacgagttgaactagatggcctctaaggtccctccatCTCTGAGACTTGGTGATTTCTCCAATATAGTTGTTGAGTATTACTTGAGAAAATCCCCAGATTCAACTGACTTCTCCCAtcacaaatttatgttatataagACCAGCTAGGCCCTGGCTGTTGCTCAGAAAAATGACTAATTTTACCAGTTCTTTATCTCATTCTCCATGCCAGATGCaaaccttttcttccctcctttcccttccaccAAATTGTATCCCTCTTCCCTATATGTAGCACAGATGACTCTAGCCTCTTGCATCACTGAGAAGATTGGGGCCATTTGATGTGAACTCCCTTAGCTATTTATTCTCCTCCATGCCTTAAAACTTCTCAGCATCATTGTCCATTCTATGTCCTCCATGGCTTTAAGAAAGCAGAACTCCTACTTCTCATTTATGTTTACTTATACTCTTGCTCTTAGGCAAACCCTCTCATTCTTGcattttccatctctccctttccaaTGGCCCTTTTTCATCTGCCTCCAAACATGGGCTCCCCAATCCTGAAAAAGAGTTTCCATTGACCCTTCTACCCTGTCCAGCTACcagctcctctctctcttttcccactcCTTAttgctaaacttttttttaactaaatgcTTTAAACTAATGCTAATACATTCTCCCCTCAACCCCTTCCAACCTCTGTCACACATGCATACCCATTCCATAAAAGaacttctctccaaagttacccaTGATCTCTGAATCACCAAaaccaattatcttttttttcaatcTACTCCTTTGCCtacatcaacaaacatttattaaatgcctactttgtgCTGTGAAGTATacaaagcactggggatacaaatatgaaaaaagatagGCCCTTCCCTTAGAGAGCTTTCAATCTAATTAAAGAAGATGatgtataatataattattaaagaatacaaaaaaattaaagaagacaatatacaaaccAAAGCTAAAAAGGTCGGGGTTGGGAGAAAAATGTACCTGATGGTCAAATAAGAACCAAATAAAGATTAAATCTCTTTTCAGATTTCATCACCGTTGCCCCCTGCCTTGACATCAAAGATGCCCCATGCTTCTGCTTATCCTATTTCTCTAACCCTTCCTCCTATGTCTCCTTCACTGGCTGATCTACCCTACCCATGGAATGccttctgtccttccctccttcctactcctttcttttatttggttaacccttacccttcttcttagaattaatactgtgtattggttccaaggcagaagagtggtaagggctaagcaatgggggtcaagtgacttgcccagggtcacacagctgggaagtgtctgaggccacatttgaacccaggacatcccatctctgggcctgaatctccatccactgagccacccagatgcccccttattAATCAATTCTTAATCCCTATTGAATGAATTATCTAGATAGTTGAAATTCCTCACTATGGTTATATCCTGCCTCCATGTCTTCAGGTCATCTCTCAGGAATTCATAATCCAGACCTCCCAACTGGCCTAATAGCCTGTAACAAAGCCTCACCACTAATCCAAATTCAGATGTTCTCCTCCTGGCCTTCTCCCCTCACACTCGTGAATTGCTATAGAAAATCCCACCTTTTTGAAGTCACAAGCTACGGCCCCCTCACCTTTACCTAGCCGGAGCCTCTGGAACTAAAGGAGTAAActttcattcctttattcttCTAGTCATTGATACGCATACCAGCACATCTAAAATCCTACAGAGCAcatgggagagaaggaaagagaagaaaagctcTCCCTGATATGTCATCATTTCTAGTTCATTATgtttctttctcatattttttgtGCATAACCACCTAAAGCCTGGATTTTATTGCCATTTGCTCTAAGGTGATATTGTCAAATTACCAGGCCTTTCATCCTGCTTTATAACTGCAGGTAAAATGGCATTTATTGTATCTGGAGCCcaccagagttaggaagacccaagttcaaatctggcctcctacTTAATTAGcggtgtgattctaggcaagttacctaacctcttgtttgcctcagtttccccaattgtaaaaagagataataataacacccgcCACCATCAGGGTTGTtgaaagatgagataatattgatGTGCTtagattattattgttatctgGCTTGGTAAATACATGTAGAGAGAGTTttttcctcctacctctctgTTTTCAGTGTAGCCTTCCAGAacagatatacaagaaaatactTAGTTTACCAGTCCTCTTTAGATATCCTCCATTCCTGGCAATCATTCTTATCTCTTAAATTCTGATTCAAAAATCCAAATCccattccctcccccccactttttaaaacttttttttattctttttacaaTACACACAGAAACAACTTATAgcaattgttatctgacattttgtgattcagattctttccctccctctctcatcccCCTTTCCCTGGGGCAGTAAATAGCCTGATATAGTTTATGCCAGTGCTGTCATTTAATACCTAtctccatattcctcatgccatgaaaGGGGACATATCAcatatgcaattaaaaaaactcttgaaggaaataaagcaaaaaatggcatgctttgatctgcagtcagactccaacagttccttctctggctgtAGGCAAATCCCATTCTTCAACATGATCTAAAGAAGTAATTGCTCACTTTCCAAATCTCTCTCTTTGGGGAAATTCCTACCCTTGACCTGCATCAGTGATGAAAATGTGACCTCTAACTCTTATTGCCCGGGACCTGATCATCTCTGAGTGTTTTATAGGTTCCTTCTGCCAATATCATTCAACTCTACACAAATGCCAAAAGTAGATAATGGTTATCAGGTTTGAATAGTTTCAGGAAGGGTCATAAGAACCAGATTCACATTGAATGCTTTATACTCTTTTATTTTCAGAAGCAATGTAACCTGAGACTTTAAATTTCTCACTCATAAATGAGGAGATTCAGCTaactgatctctaaggtccctaccAAGTTTAATGTCCCGTTGTTCAggccattttccaattatttctatcAGGCTTACCTGTGGCCAATTTGAGGGCCCTCAGGAAGGAGTTGCCAACTGTTAAGATTAATCTATTCTTCTTGTGACCAATACAGTTCAGCCCCTTTCACTATTCTATGAAACACTGAATGCTGCTTCCTCCTTTCTGTGGGAAAAGCTTCTTTCCATggcccttcttcccttccttcgcTGTCACATTCTTTCACCCTCTTCACACCAGTTAAGATTGCCCCCTGCCTCTGGTTTCTTTCTGCTCTTCCCCTGAAGTGTTTGTTCAGTGCTCTCATTCTTCCTAATAAACTGAAGAGTAGACAGAGACATTGCTCTAGCCTTCTCACCTTTTCCTGTGCTAATGAGACCAGCTCACATTTGATCCACAAAAACATTTCCGTTATTTTTCTTACCTTCTGAAACTGAGATACCCTATTCTGAAGTGGCTTCTGCTTCTTAGTCTTCCCAACAGCCTGAGGCTTGGGGggttggggaagagaggaaggggagtgTTGGGAAGAATTCTGAGCaaaggtggtttttttttaattggatgttTTCCCACCTTTTTCTGGggcatttcagctttttctgattcCTAGTGCTAGTCAGGTGTCTCTGATTTGCAATCAGCAGATTCTAGTCAAACCTCTAATTGCAATGACTGTCCTCAGTTATCTgagctctttgaaaaaaaaaaaagttgacattTATAGCTAAAGTGTTTCATATGTGTCATTTCATCTGCTCCATACAATACTCACTATAAAGCAGGCATTCTAATTTCTTGCTACTTCTCGTCTATTCtttgaaacctttaccttctcccttagaatcaatactaagtaatggttccaaggcagaggagtggtaagggctaggcaataggggttgatcagggttacacagctaagaaatgtctgagaccagatctaaacccagaacctcttttatccactgagtcacctgactgccccctcttctctcttttcactaATCTTACATCTATTGCTTTCTATTTGTATCTTGccttttcattttgtcttagcttctggaggagagaaaatgTGGAGAGCCAGCACTTAGAGGGCATTGGGGACCCAACCCACAGCTATTTGTTATTCAGGGATCAAGGATGGGTCAGGAGCCTGAGCTGAGTAACCAGAAGTCACTTCTGAAGAACGGGCATGAGTGGGAAGAGAGGAGGTCAGGGAGTTCatggccctttccttctcccacaaGACCAAACCTGGGTCAAATCCAGCCCACTCTGAATTATTCAGACTAATGGAGGAGGTAAAGATGGAATAATCACAACAGCAGAGCCCAGAGTGCCTTCTCCTGTTCCTGGCTGAGTATCGGAAGTCCAAGTTAGGATTGAGATGGGCTCGAATGAAGAAGACAGGGGGTCCCTCTCTGCAGCCTGTCCCTCTTCTCGATATAACGTGTCCAttttcctttaaggaaaaagagtAGAAGTGGAGGGGGCACATTCTGTGCTTGGAGCAGAGGCAGATGTCCTTATTCCAAGAGGGCCCCTCTGCAGAGGAAGGTTCAGCAAGTGGAGCCAATACTAAGCCTCTTCTCTATTTTCCCCAGAGCGTCTAAGCAAAGAGTGTGGGCGCTGGGACCCATAGTGGAAGGAGCACTAGAGACAAACACAACCCATTCATGCCGACAGCTGATGAGGCTGGGAAGCAGGTGAGAGCACAATACCTTGATCTCTGGTTGCTCTTTCAGGGAAATGGGTACAATATACCCTTGGGATACAGAGTAAGGAGTAAAAGGGAAAGATGAACTGCTTAGTCTGGGAAAACCTGTACATTGGGAAGGGTCAGCCCTGGGGTTGGAAGGAACCATATTTTGGGGCAGGGCCCCAGGCCTCCTTATTCTTGTTGTTCAGCATACAGGGCCTGAGGAGGCGGACAGGCCCCCTTCTATGTCCCGAAATGACCCAGCCCCTCTGGCTCCTTCCCGGCCTAATGCCTGCTGCTTCTGCTGGTGCTGCTGCTGCAGCTGTTCATGGTATGTGTTTGTGCGCACAAACACGTGTGCATGGGTGTATATGTGTGTCTACATGTGTcaacatgtgtgtatgtgcatgagGGGCAGCCTCTAACTAGTGAGTAGAGAGAATAGGTTGTCCTGCCACATCCCGGGCAGAAGTGCTGGCCAACGTCCATGGGGTAACTGCTTTACAGATTGTGAATTGTGACACTCACACTTGCAGGCTAGGAACCCCCTAGCCATCCCTCTTCCAGTGCTAGGCTGGGGACCAATGGCCCCATGGACAATCCTCAGATGGGCCCCAGTGCGCTTACTCATCCCTCACCCCTCTTGACACACCGAGAACCCAAGCGAgtggataagatagacttcagtAGCTTTGGACCTTAGGAGTGTTACGCAGCAGCCAACTAGCCCGTCTTGAGCCATCTCTTCCCTCGTGCCATCATTGCTGGCCAGGAGGAGTTTTGAGATAGAGAAGTAGTCTTTCTTCACCTTTGGCCAACTCATAGACCTGAGAAAATGGCAGCTTGTCTTGGATGTGTCCTTGcatcactctgtgtgtgtgtgtgtgtgtgtgtgtgtgtgtgtgtgagagagagagagacagacagacagacagacagagacagagagagtgagattaCACGTGCTTCCATCAGCCCACGTGCCCCTGGGTAAGTAGGGGTGTGTGTCCGTCTGTCCACATGTCTGTGTTAGCATCCCGAGTGCTAGTTCTACCTTTCGATTTCACCGTTAGGAATGAAGAACGGCAACGGGCTTGGAAAACCTCTAGAGAGACCAGACTGGAGACCATCCCCAACTGTGAAACTTGGTAATTCCCTCCATTCCATGCCCACCCTCACGGAGGAGGAAGCTCTTTCCCCAGGGGGACTTGACAGTAGGGGTTAGCAAGGTCAGAAAGCTTGACCTTGGCTCTGAGGGGAATTTCAGAGTTTTCCAAGCAAAATAGCTTCGGAGAACGAGGGGAGTGGAGAGAGCTGGTGATGGGAGAATAAAGGTCAAACGATACCCTCACAAATGTCTATCCCCCCCGTCCATGTGGACTTAAACATTTGCAGCACCAAGCCCAGCCAAGAGGAGGTTCAGAGCTGGGCCAAGTCTTTTGACAAGCTAATGAAGAATCCTGCTGGCCGCAATGTGTTCCGGGAGTTCCTTCGTACAGAATACAGTGAGGAGAATATGCTCTTCTGGCTGGCCTGTGAGGAACTCAAGGGAGAAGGCAACAAGCAAGCCATTGATGAGAAGGCTCGGCTTATTTACGAGGACTATATTTCCATCCTCTCTCCCAAAGAGGTGCGACCtaggcccccctccccccagccctcaATAATGTCGGtgtccctgcccccccccccagggtccttCCCTTGTTCCCTCATCCTTATATTCCTATGTCTTGTCCCCAGTCACCAGACCATCCTCAGTACTAGGACAGAGCTAACCTTTTCAAGCTAAAACCACTACTAACACCAGAGGGGTTGGGGTGATGGGGTCCTTATCTGGAAGATGCCTCATCAATGTTGCCTGTTCCCTAGGAGACATCATGGGGGAGTCCAGAATTCATCTTCCCTTTTGCCGGTGTGGAGTCAATTGGAGGGGTGGCAGGGGGGAGCATATAGAAAAGCCAGGAAGGTTGGAATCCCTGGGAGAGGCAATCCTACCCTTGCCCAATCATATGGCCCTAGGGAGGGGAGGAGGTGGGCCATCAGCATGCTGGCCTCTGGGGAAGGTAAGCCCCAACCCCCTGTTGGCTGATAAGCCTCAGGGTACCAGAAGTGCATGCTCACCTATAATCCTCATACTCAGGTGAGCCTGGACTCCAGGGTACGGGAGGTCATCAACAAAAGGATGCAAGAGCCATCATCCCATACGTTTGATGATGCCCAGCTACAGATCTACACCCTCATGCATAGGGACTCCTACCCTCGCTTCCTGAACTCTGCCTTCTACAAAGCCCTGCTCCTCAGCACCTCAAGATCCTCCTCTGAGTCCTAGgacagcttcccctccccccagtagGAAAGGGGGCAGCCTACGACACCTAGAGTGAGAAGATCTGGCCACTTTGGAAAATGGGACCAAGGGGGCATATTGCACCTATGCCCCCACTCTTAGAGAAACCTGAAGTTTTTCACAGAATTGTCCTCTGGCCCCTGAGGTCACTGCCCACTACCTGTACTACAGTGTTGGACCAACTTATCTTCACAACCTCAGGCCTgacattgttaataataatagctcccattTCTATAGCGCTACCTGGTTTAcaaaagtgctttcctcacaacaaccctgagaggtaggtattgcaagtattttctccattttgcagatcaggaaactaaggctttcaaagaggttatatgacttggccagggttacatGGTTAATAAGCGGCAGAGCAGAGACTCAAACTtcggtcttctgactccaagtccagtgctctttccacaccACCACAATGCCTCTTTTACTACTGAACCCCCTCAAGTAGGGATCCACAGGACTCTCAGGAGAACTGGGTATTCATGGCAGAGTGGGGCACTGGAGGGTATTGTAGGGCAAGAGGCCAGCCCTGCCCAGAAGAAtctgctgcttttcttttttaaatggtcACTTTATGCTCCCTCCTCTAGTCCATCAACCTCCCCCCAAGAAGGGAAGgtttagtattattttttttccaagtctttGTATAAAGAAGTGTCAAGTTTACAATGCACTTGCCCGGGCCAGCACCATGCTGATAGAGACACTGAACTGGGGGATGTGGAGGGTTGGAGCTCTAAAatcctccccctctttccctctccgtACCCACATGTTAAagtagaatttaaaaaagaaagaaaagaaaaaaggagcaaGCCCCTCATACTACCCAACAGCCACCTCCATCCCTAGAGCAGCAGGATTCTGGTAGGAAGTAGGAACGATAGACACATACTCAAGCTAGGGCTGTGTCTTCCCCACTTAGAAAGGTCCTCAGGACAATATCCCCCACATACACACCTCAGTTTCCTAGTGGTAATTTCTTGTGACTCTGAGATCCTGTCATGCCCAAGTGACAGGAACTGTCTGTCCCCATTCCCTGCTTTCTCCCATCTGTCCTCTTTAAGGccctgggtttaaaaaaaaaatagtgtgccCTGGGG encodes:
- the RGS19 gene encoding regulator of G-protein signaling 19 isoform X2 is translated as MRLGSRNEERQRAWKTSRETRLETIPNCETCTKPSQEEVQSWAKSFDKLMKNPAGRNVFREFLRTEYSEENMLFWLACEELKGEGNKQAIDEKARLIYEDYISILSPKEVSLDSRVREVINKRMQEPSSHTFDDAQLQIYTLMHRDSYPRFLNSAFYKALLLSTSRSSSES
- the RGS19 gene encoding regulator of G-protein signaling 19 isoform X1: MPTADEAGKQHTGPEEADRPPSMSRNDPAPLAPSRPNACCFCWCCCCSCSWNEERQRAWKTSRETRLETIPNCETCTKPSQEEVQSWAKSFDKLMKNPAGRNVFREFLRTEYSEENMLFWLACEELKGEGNKQAIDEKARLIYEDYISILSPKEVSLDSRVREVINKRMQEPSSHTFDDAQLQIYTLMHRDSYPRFLNSAFYKALLLSTSRSSSES